A DNA window from Mucilaginibacter xinganensis contains the following coding sequences:
- a CDS encoding response regulator yields MAKKILVIEDDKDIRDTIVYILEEQGYEVLSSGDSKILGKVTEHNPGLILMDNWLTEWKSDANGQQLSKELKTNPKTQHIPIIIISAVSNVKEIAEEGLANSYLKKPFDMDELIALVKQHVI; encoded by the coding sequence ATGGCCAAAAAGATATTGGTTATTGAGGATGATAAAGACATTAGGGACACTATTGTTTACATATTGGAAGAGCAGGGGTATGAAGTGCTTTCATCGGGCGACTCAAAGATCCTGGGAAAAGTAACGGAGCACAACCCCGGCCTTATCCTGATGGACAACTGGCTCACCGAATGGAAAAGCGACGCCAATGGCCAGCAGCTGAGTAAGGAGCTGAAGACAAACCCGAAAACACAGCACATCCCTATAATTATCATATCAGCAGTAAGCAACGTGAAAGAAATTGCCGAAGAAGGTCTCGCTAACTCCTACCTGAAAAAACCTTTCGACATGGACGAACTGATTGCGCTGGTGAAACAGCATGTGATTTAA